In a single window of the Acinetobacter tibetensis genome:
- the gltS gene encoding sodium/glutamate symporter, whose amino-acid sequence MALTFNAFYTLIAAVIVLLLGRFLVNRIDFLRRYNIPEPVAGGLIAALLSLVVYNIWGFSISTSSELQTSFMLIFFASIGLSANFSKLKEGGMGLVIFLIAVASFIVVQNFVGMSLATLLGIDPLIGLIAGSITLTGGHGTAGAWGEILEVEHGIKGALALGMASATFGLIIGGLIGGPLAKMLINRYQLAQPKTNAQIEKRDHTPMTAQEAEQSAPFEYPHQVRLITADNAITTLGMFAACLAFAEFMTGFSKGTWFELPTFVWTLGGGVILRNILESVFKVSIFDRAIDVFGNASLSLYLAMALLSLKLWQLADLAGPLVVILGAQTITMALYAAFVTFRVMGKNYDAAVLSAGHCGFGMGATPTAVANMQAITNMYGASHKAFLIVPLCGAFFVDLINATVIQLILKFFA is encoded by the coding sequence ATGGCACTTACTTTTAATGCATTCTATACGCTTATTGCGGCAGTCATTGTATTGTTATTGGGGCGATTCCTGGTGAATCGCATCGATTTTTTACGTCGTTATAATATTCCTGAACCAGTTGCAGGTGGTTTGATTGCAGCGCTTCTTTCCCTAGTTGTATACAACATTTGGGGTTTTAGCATCAGTACAAGCAGTGAATTACAAACCAGCTTTATGCTTATTTTCTTTGCTTCAATTGGTTTAAGTGCAAATTTTTCAAAATTGAAAGAAGGTGGAATGGGCTTGGTGATCTTCCTGATTGCTGTTGCTTCATTCATTGTGGTACAGAATTTTGTCGGTATGAGTCTTGCGACTTTATTGGGTATTGATCCACTGATCGGTCTTATCGCAGGTTCAATTACCTTAACAGGTGGCCACGGTACTGCGGGCGCTTGGGGTGAAATTCTGGAAGTTGAGCATGGGATTAAAGGTGCATTAGCGCTGGGTATGGCAAGTGCCACTTTTGGCTTGATCATTGGTGGTTTAATTGGTGGTCCATTGGCGAAAATGTTGATCAACCGTTATCAACTTGCACAACCTAAAACCAATGCTCAGATCGAGAAGCGTGATCATACGCCAATGACAGCTCAAGAGGCAGAACAATCAGCACCCTTTGAATATCCACATCAGGTACGTTTGATTACTGCTGATAATGCGATTACCACCTTAGGGATGTTTGCCGCATGTCTTGCATTTGCCGAGTTTATGACGGGTTTTAGTAAGGGTACGTGGTTTGAATTGCCTACCTTTGTTTGGACATTGGGTGGTGGTGTAATTTTACGTAACATCCTTGAGAGCGTGTTCAAAGTAAGTATTTTTGACCGCGCGATTGATGTGTTTGGTAATGCGTCACTTTCTTTGTATTTGGCCATGGCATTACTTTCGCTGAAATTATGGCAACTTGCAGACCTTGCTGGTCCGTTGGTTGTCATTTTAGGTGCACAAACCATTACCATGGCGCTTTATGCAGCCTTTGTGACATTCCGAGTCATGGGAAAAAATTACGATGCAGCCGTACTTTCTGCGGGGCATTGTGGCTTCGGTATGGGAGCAACACCGACTGCTGTTGCCAATATGCAAGCCATCACCAACATGTATGGTGCTTCACATAAAGCTTTTTTGATTGTTCCGCTTTGTGGGGCATTCTTCGTTGACTTGATCAACGCCACTGTTATTCAACTTATTCTTAAGTTCTTTGCTTAA
- a CDS encoding DcaP family trimeric outer membrane transporter encodes MTTQKMSVRLKTLVLAMGVVAAGTVQADTNTEVEQLRKEVQELRGMLEQYAQQQKQMNTQQQNYQVQAATQTPPAKPVAEKKGLGITVGGAEVNFYGNVRADATYQIDGGPSRAHPYNQINKAALDGAPGNSDLFKSTLAATRLGFDFKTPTQVGDVAGKVEVDFLGSNDTLRIRHAYLTYANWLIGQTWSNFAVPDYMPETIDALGYVGGAVKRTPQVRYTSTFTPETNLIFALEDSKYSSDSVSGTAWTLGSDPDNQMRIPALTARLNHKFANNAGIVSARTMVVDKQTSDDEKVAWGVGLGTKYNVTPSTTLKADYYHVKGDNSFVSWSNPGYAIDANKNIQQSEFDSITVGITQQFNPKWRGTLGYGYMKHDTDLDYINASKSPSALNKDLWQTWANVFYSPIKPVSLGLEYTYGERETFSAPNATTPLTSKTGEENRVNVVALYNF; translated from the coding sequence ATGACGACTCAAAAGATGTCTGTGCGTTTAAAAACGTTAGTATTAGCGATGGGTGTGGTTGCAGCAGGAACTGTACAGGCAGATACCAATACGGAAGTTGAACAATTACGTAAAGAGGTTCAAGAGTTGCGAGGCATGTTAGAGCAATATGCACAGCAGCAAAAGCAAATGAACACGCAGCAGCAGAATTATCAGGTTCAGGCTGCTACACAAACTCCGCCAGCAAAACCAGTAGCAGAGAAAAAAGGTTTAGGCATTACGGTCGGTGGTGCAGAAGTTAATTTCTACGGTAATGTCCGTGCAGATGCGACTTATCAGATTGATGGTGGTCCAAGCAGAGCGCATCCATATAACCAAATCAATAAAGCTGCTTTAGACGGAGCGCCAGGAAATAGTGATCTTTTCAAATCTACTTTAGCTGCAACACGCTTAGGTTTTGATTTTAAGACGCCAACTCAGGTGGGTGATGTTGCTGGTAAAGTTGAAGTCGACTTTTTGGGCAGCAATGATACTTTACGTATTCGTCATGCATACTTAACTTATGCCAACTGGCTCATTGGTCAAACATGGTCAAACTTTGCTGTACCTGATTATATGCCAGAAACGATTGATGCTTTAGGTTATGTCGGTGGTGCAGTTAAGCGCACTCCACAAGTACGTTATACCAGTACTTTTACGCCAGAAACTAACTTAATCTTTGCATTGGAAGATTCTAAATATAGTTCAGATTCAGTCTCTGGAACGGCTTGGACCTTGGGTTCAGATCCAGATAACCAAATGCGTATTCCTGCTCTAACTGCTCGTTTGAATCATAAATTTGCCAACAATGCTGGTATTGTTTCAGCCCGTACCATGGTGGTAGATAAGCAAACTTCTGATGATGAAAAAGTGGCTTGGGGCGTAGGCTTAGGAACAAAATACAATGTCACACCAAGTACGACCTTAAAAGCAGATTACTACCATGTCAAAGGGGATAATAGCTTTGTATCGTGGTCAAACCCAGGCTATGCAATTGATGCCAATAAAAATATTCAACAAAGTGAATTTGACTCAATTACGGTTGGTATTACTCAGCAGTTTAATCCGAAGTGGCGTGGTACATTGGGTTATGGTTATATGAAGCATGATACAGATTTGGATTATATCAATGCATCTAAAAGCCCAAGCGCTTTGAATAAAGACTTATGGCAAACTTGGGCGAATGTATTTTATAGCCCAATTAAACCAGTGAGTTTAGGTCTTGAATACACCTATGGTGAACGTGAAACCTTCTCTGCACCCAATGCAACAACGCCTTTAACCAGTAAAACAGGTGAAGAAAATCGTGTAAACGTGGTTGCACTGTATAATTTCTAA
- the ypfJ gene encoding KPN_02809 family neutral zinc metallopeptidase — translation MRWKGRRVSSNIEDRRGGGTGRKMGGFSILGLVVAFVAWKFFGVDPQQAYQATQQVTQQASIGAETKGLDNPTPEQQEAMDFIGTVLADTEDTWNVVFQQQLNQQYTAPKLVMFTGAVNSGCGAAQAAMGPFYCPVDQKVYIDTTFFKDMRQQMGIGGEQNQTELTRQDQAGDFAQAYVVAHEVGHHVQNLLGISDQVHKARTQTSKVEANQLSVRQELQADCLAGIWAYHNQQRTQFLQQGDIEEAMDAAHKIGDDYLQKQSTGQVVPDSFTHGSSVQRMKWFQAGLKSGNLKDCDTFNQAI, via the coding sequence ATGCGTTGGAAAGGTCGTCGTGTCAGTAGCAATATAGAAGACCGTCGTGGCGGTGGTACAGGTCGCAAAATGGGTGGCTTCAGTATTCTAGGCTTGGTGGTTGCATTTGTCGCATGGAAATTTTTTGGAGTAGATCCACAGCAGGCATATCAAGCTACTCAGCAAGTAACACAGCAAGCTTCGATTGGTGCGGAAACCAAAGGTTTGGATAATCCAACCCCAGAGCAGCAAGAAGCCATGGATTTTATTGGAACAGTGTTGGCAGATACTGAAGACACGTGGAATGTGGTGTTTCAGCAGCAATTGAATCAGCAGTATACCGCACCAAAACTGGTGATGTTTACTGGAGCTGTGAATTCAGGTTGTGGTGCAGCGCAAGCGGCTATGGGGCCATTTTATTGCCCAGTCGATCAGAAAGTTTATATTGATACCACTTTCTTTAAAGATATGCGTCAGCAAATGGGCATTGGTGGTGAACAAAACCAAACAGAACTGACTCGCCAAGATCAAGCGGGCGACTTTGCTCAAGCCTATGTAGTTGCACATGAGGTTGGACACCATGTGCAGAATCTTTTGGGAATTTCCGATCAGGTTCATAAAGCACGCACGCAGACTTCGAAAGTTGAAGCGAATCAACTGTCTGTGCGTCAAGAATTACAAGCCGATTGTTTAGCAGGTATTTGGGCCTATCATAACCAACAGCGCACTCAGTTTTTGCAACAGGGTGATATTGAAGAAGCGATGGATGCTGCGCACAAAATTGGGGATGATTACTTACAGAAGCAATCAACAGGACAGGTTGTTCCTGATAGCTTTACACATGGTTCGAGTGTGCAGAGGATGAAATGGTTTCAAGCAGGTCTTAAATCAGGCAACTTAAAAGACTGCGATACCTTTAATCAAGCGATTTAA
- a CDS encoding DUF808 domain-containing protein, with translation MASSLLILLDDIATVLDDVAVMSKVAAKKTAGVLGDDLALNAQQVSGLRAERELPVVWSVAKGSFVNKLILVPLALLISVVAPWLINPLLMIGGLFLCYEGVEKVLHSLQHRKASNEKEAEEELHTIETDLVTYEKEKIKGAVRTDFILSAEIVVISLGTVATATFMSKLTVLSIIAIAMTIGVYGFVGLIVKIDDIGLYLTQQGSNTKQKVGRFLLAFAPKLMKTLTVVGTIAMFLVGGGIINHAVPLIHHFTEDTVDHLELIPNFGSIVGALTPTLINLMIGIAAGLAVILVLTVFKKIWPNSKQA, from the coding sequence ATGGCAAGTAGCTTATTAATATTATTAGATGATATTGCGACTGTATTAGATGACGTTGCTGTCATGAGTAAAGTGGCTGCCAAGAAAACAGCGGGTGTTTTGGGGGATGACTTGGCACTCAATGCACAACAGGTCAGCGGTTTACGTGCAGAACGCGAATTGCCTGTAGTCTGGAGTGTCGCCAAGGGTTCTTTTGTGAATAAATTGATTTTGGTGCCACTGGCACTATTGATCAGTGTAGTGGCGCCGTGGCTGATTAATCCTTTATTGATGATTGGCGGTTTATTCTTATGTTATGAAGGCGTAGAAAAAGTTTTACACAGTTTGCAACATCGTAAGGCGAGCAATGAGAAGGAAGCAGAAGAAGAGCTTCACACCATTGAAACTGACCTAGTGACCTATGAGAAAGAGAAAATTAAAGGTGCCGTTCGCACTGACTTTATTCTGTCTGCAGAGATTGTGGTGATTTCTTTAGGTACAGTAGCTACAGCGACGTTTATGAGTAAACTGACTGTACTCAGCATTATTGCGATTGCAATGACCATCGGTGTATACGGATTTGTCGGATTGATTGTCAAAATTGATGATATTGGGCTGTACTTAACTCAACAAGGCTCGAATACGAAACAGAAAGTGGGACGCTTTTTATTGGCTTTTGCACCTAAGCTCATGAAAACATTAACCGTAGTTGGCACAATTGCAATGTTCTTGGTGGGTGGTGGGATTATTAACCATGCAGTACCGCTTATCCATCATTTTACCGAAGATACAGTTGATCACTTAGAGTTAATTCCTAATTTTGGCAGTATTGTTGGTGCATTAACGCCAACTTTAATTAATTTGATGATTGGTATTGCCGCGGGTTTGGCAGTGATTCTTGTACTAACTGTGTTTAAAAAGATTTGGCCGAATTCAAAACAGGCTTAA
- the trpS gene encoding tryptophan--tRNA ligase — MSNQDNRPVILTGDRPTGQLHLGHFVGSLRSRVGLQDSHHQHLLLADAQALTDNADNFEKVRRNIIEVATDYLAVGIDPTKTTICVQSCLPALNELTMLYLNFVTVSRLERNPTIKSEIQMRGFERDIPAGFLCYPVAQAADITAFKATVVPVGEDQIPMIEQTNEIVRRINRQIGQDLLPECKALLSNMSRLPGFDGKAKMSKSLGNTIVLDASDKDIKKAVNAMYTDPNHLRIEDPGQVEGNIVFTYLDAFDPNKEEVEELKAHYRRGGLGDGTVKKRLEGVLKELIGPIRERRIELAKDPDYIMDILKAGTDKCRDITQQTLDEVKSGLGVFHF, encoded by the coding sequence ATGAGTAATCAAGATAATCGTCCAGTCATTTTGACTGGCGACCGTCCTACAGGGCAACTTCACTTAGGTCATTTTGTTGGTTCGTTACGTTCACGTGTGGGTCTACAAGATTCACATCATCAACATCTTTTATTGGCTGATGCGCAAGCATTGACTGACAATGCCGACAATTTTGAAAAAGTACGTCGTAATATTATTGAAGTTGCTACCGATTACTTAGCAGTTGGTATTGACCCAACCAAAACCACCATCTGTGTTCAATCTTGCTTACCTGCATTAAATGAACTTACGATGTTGTATCTCAACTTCGTGACCGTTTCACGTTTAGAGCGTAATCCAACCATTAAATCTGAAATTCAGATGCGTGGTTTTGAACGTGATATTCCAGCAGGCTTCCTATGCTATCCAGTCGCTCAAGCTGCTGACATTACCGCATTTAAAGCCACTGTTGTTCCTGTTGGTGAAGACCAAATTCCAATGATTGAACAAACCAATGAAATTGTTCGTCGTATTAACCGTCAAATCGGTCAAGACCTATTACCAGAATGTAAAGCACTGCTTTCTAATATGAGTCGTTTACCAGGCTTTGATGGTAAAGCAAAAATGTCAAAATCATTAGGCAACACCATTGTGCTTGATGCAAGCGATAAAGACATTAAAAAAGCCGTAAATGCAATGTATACCGATCCGAACCACCTGCGTATTGAAGATCCGGGTCAAGTCGAAGGGAATATCGTATTTACTTATTTAGATGCTTTTGATCCGAATAAAGAAGAAGTCGAAGAGTTGAAAGCACACTATCGTCGTGGTGGTTTAGGCGATGGTACGGTGAAAAAACGCTTGGAAGGTGTCTTGAAAGAATTAATCGGACCAATTCGTGAACGTCGTATCGAGCTTGCCAAAGATCCAGATTATATTATGGACATTTTAAAGGCTGGCACAGATAAATGCCGCGATATTACCCAACAAACATTAGATGAAGTCAAATCCGGTTTAGGTGTATTTCACTTCTAA
- a CDS encoding YqiJ family protein has protein sequence MWELVTHPSNLIFSISICLLFLFAFFELTLLLLGGGTQGILDQLLPADLTSPEVDIDTEASWLLQVLDWLYLGRVPLLIWVIIFLTIFGLFGLLLQTVAHLFTETYWSAWLLAPASFFLCMPLVRFTAKVVSRVLPQDETTAIFSEELVGRTAVIVIGIAKPHSPAQAKVKDQFGQIHYVLVEPEQEDAFKQGQQVILTQKTKIGFQAIRSET, from the coding sequence ATGTGGGAACTTGTGACGCACCCGTCAAATCTCATTTTTAGCATTTCTATATGCCTACTCTTTCTCTTTGCCTTTTTTGAGCTGACTTTATTGTTATTGGGCGGTGGCACTCAAGGTATTCTCGACCAACTTTTACCCGCTGATCTCACTTCACCTGAAGTCGATATAGATACTGAAGCCAGTTGGTTGTTACAAGTTTTAGACTGGTTATATTTGGGGCGTGTGCCTTTATTAATCTGGGTTATTATCTTTCTTACCATTTTTGGGCTGTTTGGACTGCTATTACAAACAGTTGCTCACTTATTTACAGAAACCTATTGGAGTGCTTGGCTCTTAGCACCTGCCAGCTTCTTCTTGTGTATGCCATTGGTCCGTTTCACCGCGAAAGTTGTTTCAAGAGTTTTACCGCAAGACGAAACTACTGCAATATTTAGTGAAGAATTGGTCGGTCGTACTGCCGTAATTGTGATTGGTATTGCTAAACCCCATTCCCCTGCTCAAGCCAAAGTCAAAGATCAATTTGGACAAATTCATTATGTTTTGGTTGAACCAGAACAAGAAGATGCTTTTAAACAAGGTCAGCAAGTGATTCTGACCCAAAAAACAAAAATTGGCTTTCAAGCCATACGTTCTGAAACTTAA
- a CDS encoding flotillin family protein — MLNSNLINLLVIAGIIFVAIIAIGFIVARLYQRSSKEISFVRTGFGGEKVILNGGAIVLPVLHEIIPVNMNTLRLEVVRAEEQALITRDRMRVDVMAEFYVRVKPTAESIATAAQTLGRKTMSPNELKNLVEGKFVDSLRAVAAEMAMEELHEKRVDFVQKVQQVVSEDLFKNGLELETVSLTGLDQTSFKYFNPQNAFDAEGLTKLTETIEDRRKKRNVIEQDADLAIKTKNLEAEQARLQILREEEYAKLQQEREISVRRAEQLAEIAAQEAAKKREAEEAQIAAEREVELKRIASARDVENENILKAQLIQKAQVEQKKTIELAEQDRAIAIAEKSRAESEAKAQADQARAQAVKAEEEVLTVRETQRAEREKAVELVAAKQAAEKDAIAITVAAEAGKKAAVDEAEAIRIAAEAEAEKARLHAKGEADAKVLLAQAMEKQYQVDAEGTRAVHEANNTLSSEQVEMQIRLALLKYLPEIIRESVKPMEGIDDIKILQVNGLGSVAHPHGHESTPEHSTASLSDQVVNSALRYRSQAPLIDSLMSELGLHGGDINGLTQQLKPQSKV, encoded by the coding sequence ATGCTAAATTCAAATCTTATCAATCTGTTAGTAATTGCAGGCATTATTTTTGTCGCAATTATTGCTATTGGCTTTATAGTCGCCCGCTTATATCAACGTTCAAGCAAAGAAATTTCATTTGTCCGTACAGGATTTGGTGGCGAGAAGGTCATCTTGAATGGTGGTGCCATTGTTCTTCCTGTATTGCACGAAATTATTCCAGTTAACATGAATACCCTTCGACTTGAAGTGGTTCGTGCAGAAGAACAAGCGCTCATTACACGTGATCGTATGCGTGTAGATGTAATGGCAGAGTTTTATGTGCGGGTAAAACCGACTGCTGAATCGATTGCAACAGCCGCTCAGACTTTAGGTCGAAAAACCATGTCTCCCAATGAACTGAAGAATTTGGTGGAAGGCAAATTTGTTGACTCTTTGCGTGCGGTCGCTGCTGAAATGGCAATGGAAGAACTACATGAAAAACGTGTGGACTTCGTGCAAAAAGTTCAACAAGTCGTATCAGAAGATTTATTCAAGAATGGTCTAGAACTTGAAACCGTGTCTTTAACTGGTTTAGATCAGACCAGTTTTAAATACTTTAATCCGCAAAATGCGTTCGATGCAGAAGGTTTAACCAAACTTACAGAAACCATTGAAGACCGCCGTAAAAAACGTAATGTGATTGAACAAGATGCAGATCTTGCAATTAAAACTAAAAACTTAGAAGCCGAGCAAGCACGTTTACAAATTTTACGTGAAGAAGAATATGCCAAATTACAACAAGAACGCGAAATTTCAGTCCGTCGAGCAGAACAGCTTGCTGAAATTGCAGCACAAGAAGCAGCTAAAAAACGTGAGGCAGAAGAAGCACAAATTGCTGCTGAACGTGAAGTTGAATTAAAGCGTATCGCTTCTGCCCGTGATGTAGAAAATGAAAATATTTTAAAAGCCCAACTCATTCAAAAAGCCCAAGTCGAGCAAAAGAAAACCATTGAATTGGCAGAGCAAGATCGTGCAATTGCGATTGCTGAAAAGTCCCGCGCAGAATCAGAAGCCAAAGCTCAAGCAGATCAAGCCCGTGCTCAGGCAGTTAAAGCAGAAGAAGAAGTGCTTACTGTCCGTGAAACGCAACGTGCTGAACGTGAAAAAGCGGTTGAATTGGTTGCAGCAAAACAAGCTGCTGAAAAAGATGCCATTGCAATTACGGTCGCTGCCGAAGCTGGTAAAAAAGCCGCTGTGGACGAAGCAGAAGCAATTCGAATTGCTGCGGAAGCGGAAGCTGAAAAAGCCCGCCTACACGCCAAAGGTGAAGCAGATGCTAAAGTTCTACTGGCACAAGCCATGGAAAAACAATATCAAGTAGATGCTGAAGGAACTCGCGCTGTACACGAGGCGAATAACACCTTGTCATCTGAGCAAGTTGAAATGCAAATTCGACTGGCTTTACTTAAATATCTGCCTGAAATTATTCGTGAAAGCGTTAAACCAATGGAAGGTATTGATGATATTAAAATTTTGCAGGTGAATGGTTTGGGAAGTGTTGCACATCCTCATGGTCATGAATCGACGCCTGAACATTCAACTGCTTCACTGTCCGACCAAGTTGTGAATAGTGCTTTACGCTATCGTTCGCAAGCTCCATTAATCGATAGCCTAATGAGCGAACTTGGACTGCATGGTGGTGATATCAATGGTTTAACCCAACAACTCAAACCGCAAAGCAAAGTATAA
- a CDS encoding VOC family protein has translation MHLTIYPALWFDNQALEAFEFYCSVFPNSMILEHNPTVVKASLSNQCFIGINGGPYFLPNPAISFTVICNSRQEITTLWQKLILGGASLIDLGHYSWNAYYGWVQDQFGYTWQLQLGNYGKTQQHILPHLLFCGIHQNQCSQALQYYQKIFPEFQRHQRLRYSSGDLKGKIQNSIFSLNHLKFIAKDSPDLHIFDFNESVSFVIPCKTQQEIDYYWNYFTEHGSESWCGWCKDVFGISWQVIPDNLAQILATHPQAYSALTRMKKIILQDLLR, from the coding sequence ATGCATCTTACGATCTATCCTGCTTTGTGGTTTGACAATCAAGCGTTAGAAGCATTTGAATTCTATTGCTCAGTTTTTCCAAACAGCATGATCCTTGAACATAATCCGACTGTCGTAAAAGCATCTTTGTCCAATCAATGCTTTATTGGGATTAATGGTGGTCCCTATTTCTTACCTAATCCAGCCATTTCTTTTACTGTCATTTGCAATAGCCGCCAAGAAATTACGACATTGTGGCAAAAACTTATTCTCGGTGGTGCAAGTCTTATTGATCTCGGGCATTATTCTTGGAATGCTTATTATGGTTGGGTTCAAGATCAGTTTGGCTATACTTGGCAATTACAACTAGGTAACTACGGTAAAACACAACAACACATTCTGCCCCATTTATTATTTTGCGGTATCCATCAAAACCAGTGTTCGCAAGCCTTGCAATACTATCAAAAAATTTTTCCAGAATTTCAACGTCATCAGCGGCTTCGCTACTCTTCAGGAGACTTGAAAGGAAAAATCCAAAACAGTATTTTTAGCTTGAACCATCTTAAATTTATAGCAAAAGATAGTCCTGATCTGCATATTTTTGATTTTAATGAATCTGTTTCTTTTGTAATTCCCTGTAAAACACAGCAAGAAATTGATTATTACTGGAATTATTTTACTGAACACGGTTCGGAAAGTTGGTGTGGTTGGTGCAAAGATGTATTTGGTATTAGTTGGCAAGTGATCCCCGATAACCTTGCACAAATCTTAGCGACTCATCCCCAAGCCTATTCAGCACTTACACGTATGAAAAAGATTATTCTGCAAGACCTACTTAGGTAA
- a CDS encoding TorF family putative porin, protein MFKSCAQQWLTVSLLMSSVSVFAEETTTSESTPAITVAGSMAMLTDYRFRGVSMSNRDPAVQGALNFSHKSGAYLSLWASNADVGAGGNVEADFFVGYILPITEKSFLDINYADVNYPGTIKEFHTDFSEFGVNYNHSDLITGGDYFTAGVFYSPEFAFKSGKEIYLNTSYKFPVYKNIKLVSSLGYTKLEDNEQFAKAFGGDGQQDDYFDYKIGLGAEVLGLNSELVWIDNNIDSDANIMKGSVVFSLTKLF, encoded by the coding sequence ATGTTTAAATCATGTGCTCAACAGTGGTTGACTGTATCACTTTTAATGTCATCAGTTTCAGTATTTGCAGAGGAAACAACGACATCTGAATCTACACCTGCAATTACAGTTGCAGGCTCTATGGCAATGTTGACGGATTATCGCTTCCGTGGTGTTTCGATGTCAAATCGTGATCCAGCCGTTCAAGGGGCTTTAAACTTTTCGCATAAATCAGGCGCCTATCTAAGTTTATGGGCATCGAATGCGGATGTTGGGGCAGGTGGGAATGTCGAAGCTGACTTTTTTGTGGGGTATATTTTACCCATCACAGAAAAATCATTTCTAGATATTAACTATGCCGATGTGAATTATCCTGGCACGATTAAAGAATTTCACACCGATTTTAGTGAATTTGGTGTGAACTACAACCATAGTGATTTGATAACGGGTGGTGACTATTTCACAGCGGGAGTGTTTTATTCACCAGAATTTGCATTTAAATCAGGTAAAGAAATTTACTTAAATACAAGTTATAAGTTCCCAGTGTATAAAAATATTAAACTTGTTTCGAGCTTGGGCTATACCAAACTGGAAGATAATGAACAGTTTGCTAAAGCATTTGGTGGCGATGGTCAGCAAGACGATTATTTCGATTATAAAATTGGTTTGGGTGCAGAAGTTTTGGGGTTAAATTCAGAGTTGGTATGGATTGACAATAATATCGATAGTGATGCCAATATTATGAAAGGAAGTGTCGTATTCTCTTTGACCAAACTGTTCTAA